A stretch of Fusarium fujikuroi IMI 58289 draft genome, chromosome FFUJ_chr10 DNA encodes these proteins:
- a CDS encoding related to transporter protein, giving the protein MASQAIGDNAINTEPSTAAIDAKNRASITSGPAPASLKNNDIALLANNRRWFSWHEPGTSPEEKKLIFKLDWFMLSFACLMFFIKQLDQNNISNAYVSGMADELGFGPGNELSWMNTYFSIGTILGGLVSNLIITVLRPRIWLLSCLITWSIFVLALFKCNHAYQFYVLRFFIGVFESAAWPGVMYCLGSWYRKSELARRSGLFVMSGVIGQMFSGYLQAALFTGMHGKGGMSAWRWLFVFDFILAIPVAAYGFITFPDTPHTTRAFYFNEWERERSRQRIEEEGRKPVGKMDWSVIRRIFGSWQVYSFTAAYSFWTLTCGSYVMQYFGIYLKKTGWYTVPEINNIPTCIGAVNFVVMVSTGYIADKLGGRALVCGVVGCWMILNYSILTAWDVPHKLRMAAFIMHGCYGCFTPLIAGWANEACGGDQQKRAFVLSFMVSVGSAVVIPFQQIQMASGQAPEFAKTHGWGSALAWVVALTLWTGVGLPLVQRWRQKEVIVTNREDEVTEV; this is encoded by the exons ATGGCTAGTCAGGCAATTGGCGACAACGCCATTAATACAGAACCCTCAACCGCTGCTATCGATGCTAAGAATCGTGCTTCCATCACTTCTGGGCCTGCACCTGCAAGCTTAAAGAACAATGATATTGCTCTATTGGCGAACAATAGGAGATGGTTCAGCTGGCATGAACCTGGGACTTCACcggaggaaaagaagctcaTTTTCAAGCTTGATTGGTTCATGTTGAGTTTTGCGTGTCTGATGTTTTTCATCAAGCAG CTTGATCAAAACAACATTTCCAATGCTTATGTATCTGGAATGGCGGATGAACTCGGCTTTGGCCCTGGAAACGAACTCTCGTGGATGAACACCTATTTCTCTATTGGGACGATCCTTGGCGGTCTCGTGTCCAACTTGATCATCACTGTTTTGCGCCCTCGAATTTGGCTCTTAAGCTGCCTCATAACCTGGTCCATCTTCGTCCTGGCTCTGTTTAAATGCAACCACGCTTATCAATTTTATGTACTCCGCTTTTTTATCGGTGTGTTTGAGTCTGCCGCTTGGCCTGGTGTCATGTACTGCTTAGGCTCCTGGTATCGCAAGAGCGAGTTGGCGCGCCGAAGCGGGCTGTTCGTCATGAGCGGTGTTATTGGCCAGATGTTCTCTGGATATCTGCAAGCTGCTTTGTTTACTGGTATGCATGGCAAAGGCGGCATGTCCGCTTGGCGATGGCTATTTGTCTTCGATTTCATCCTTGCTATCCCAGTTGCGGCCTATGGATTT ATCACTTTCCCTGATACTCCACATACCACAAGAGCCTTCTATTTTAATGAATGGGAAAGGGAAAGGTCCCGCCAGCGTATCGAGGAAGAGGGTCGCAAGCCTGTGGGAAAGATGGACTGGAGTGTTATACGTCGAATCTTTGGATCATGGCAGGTCTATTCATTCACGGCAGCATACTCTTTCTGGACTTTGACATGTGGAAG TTACGTGATGCAATACTTCGGAATTTACTTGAAGAAGACCGGCTGGTACACGGTACCAGAGATCAATAACATCCCGACCTGTATCGGCGCCGTCAACTTTGTCGTCATGGTATCAACAGGCTATATCGCCGATAAGCTCGGAGGACGTGCTCTGGTCTGTGGCGTTGTAGGATGCTGGATGATTCTCAACTACTCCATTCTCACAGCTTGGGACGTTCCTCACAAGCTTCGAATGGCGGCTTTCATCATGCACGGCTGCTACGGATGCTTCACGCCTCTAATTGCAGGATGGGCCAACGAGGCCTGTGGTGGAGACCAGCAGAAACGTGCTTTTGTACTAAGCTTCATGGTTTCGGTTGGATCTGCGGTGGTCATTCCCTTTCAACAGATTCAGATGGCATCTGGTCAGGCTCCTGAGTTTGCAAAGACGCATGGATGGGGAAGTGCACTAGCCTGGGTTGTGGCTTTGACACTGTGGACTGGTGTCGGTCTACCACTGGTGCAGCGATGGAGGCAGAAGGAGGTTATAGTGACCAACCGAGAGGATGAGGTGACTGAGGTCTAG
- a CDS encoding probable histone acetyltransferase, which translates to MGILESLKSIFQFQYPEMSKDYIERHVNDPKYRSIAIVRKPQETIGGITFRQIGTWNVAEVAFCAVSSKEQIKGYGAALMDHLKDYVKATSLMTHLLTYADNYHIGFSVKQGFKLATLDESVWRECRKGYRNVTPMQCSIDRGIAGRQHKL; encoded by the coding sequence ATGGGGATCTTGGAAAGTCTCAAGTCCATTTTCCAATTTCAATATCCGGAGATGTCAAAGGACTACATCGAACGTCACGTCAACGATCCCAAGTATCGATCTATCGCCATCGTCCGCAAGCCCCAAGAGACCATCGGCGGGATAACATTTCGACAGATTGGAACCTGGAATGTTGCTGAGGTTGCCTTTTGTGCTGTGTCATCTAAGGAGCAGATAAAAGGTTATGGTGCTGCCCTCATGGATCATCTGAAAGACTATGTCAAGGCTACTTCCCTCATGACGCATCTCTTAACGTATGCTGATAACTATCATATTGGATTCAGTGTCAAGCAAGGCTTTAAACTGGCGACTCTTGACGAGTCTGTTTGGAGGGAGTGCAGGAAGGGTTACAGAAATGTGACCCCAATGCAATGCTCTATTGATAGAGGCATCGCAGGACGTCAGCATAAACTGTAG
- a CDS encoding related to allantoate permease — MESKNESKSVPQQHVSKDFADGEIVKPGDALADDEELTIAMANYIPGTVEERRLVRKIDFTLLPCLWWMYVLAYLDRGNIANANAAGMSESLNMKDNDYSLLVYLFFVGYFLCEVPSNMIMNKCRPSIYLPTIVWVWGCIVIALSQAKNYKGFLAGRFFLGCIEAGLFPGAIYLLTCWYTKKEIGKRFCIFYTSGCIAPALGGIMAGAIVKGLEGVRGIPGWRWLFIVEGALTVFCGFGLYFLLPDYPSNARYFSPDQRRLAQIRILIDRQVSVGSTTRRMTSWQAFKAVVTDGKTWFFLIAYSIIILGMSISYFVPTILKTMGYTKVTAQWMTVPIWITGAVCQLALSWTSDKLQDRRWHSCGLYGLAAVACIISALVHSAIAKYVMMCLLVAGLYTGLPLMLNWTSESIPFPDQKRSISIALVNSFGHLAIIYGSYLWPSTNAPQHLVGFATLTATCGFGCVIAIVAPWYFGLLPKEPVTKAERDLVALQQQDQQHEL, encoded by the exons ATGGAGTCTAAGAATGAAAGCAAGTCCGTCCCTCAGCAACATGTCTCTAAAGACTTTGCAGATGGCGAGATCGTCAAGCCTGGCGATGCACTggctgacgatgaagagCTCACTATTGCGATGGCCAACTATATCCCTGGTACAGTTGAGGAAAGGCGTCTTGTTCGCAAGATCGACTTTACACTTTTGCCTTGCTTATGGTGGATGTATGTTCTTGCATACCTGGATCGTGGAAATATC GCGAATGCGAATGCCGCTGGTATGAGTGAGAGTCTCAACATGAAAGATAACG ACTACTCGCTCCTTGTGTACCTCTTTTTCGTCGGCTACTTCCTCTGTGAAGTTCCCTCCAACATGATCATGAACAAGTGCCGCCCCTCAATATACCTCCCAACCATCGTCTGGGTCTGGGGCTGCATCGTCATTGCCCTCTCACAAGCCAAGAACTACAAAGGCTTCCTCGCTGGACGCTTCTTTCTTGGCTGCATCGAGGCAGGTCTCTTTCCAGGTGCCATCTACCTTTTGACGTGCTGGTacaccaagaaggaaatCG GCAAGCGGTTCTGTATCTTCTACACCTCTGGCTGCATCGCCCCAGCTTTAGGCGGTATCATGGCCGGTGCCATCGTCAAAGGTCTCGAAGGAGTCCGGGGCATTCCCGGCTGGCGCTGGCTATTCATCGTCGAAGGCGCACTCACTGTGTTTTGCGGTTTCGGGCTATATTTTCTTCTACCGGACTATCCCAGTAATGCGCGCTACTTCTCCCCCGACCAGCGCCGCCTCGCGCAGATTCGCATCCTCATCGATCGACAGGTCAGTGTCGGCAGCACAACACGTCGTATGACTTCGTGGCAAGCCTTCAAGGCTGTTGTCACTGATGGGAAGACATGGTTCTTTCTCATTGcatacagcatcatcatcctcggcaTGTCCATCTCTTACTTTGTTCCCACTATCCTGAAGACCATGGGCTATACCAAGGTTACCGCGCAGTGGATGACTGTCCCCATATGGATCACCGGCGCTGTCTGCCAGCTGGCTCTGTCCTGGACTTCAGACAAGCTCCAAGACAGAAGGTGGCATAGCTGCGGTCTTTACGGACTTGCGGCTGTCGCTTGCATAATCTCAGCCTTAGTTCACTCTGCCATAGCCAAATATGTCATGATGTGCCTGCTTGTCGCTGGTCTCTACACCGGACTCCCTCTCATGCTCAACTGGACCAGCGAGTCGATCCCATTCCCCGACCAGAAGCGCTCCATTTCTATTGCCCTTGTCAACTCATTTGGCCATCTGGCCATTATCTACGGAAGTTATTTGTGGCCCAGCACCAACGCTCCACAGCACTTGGTCGGGTTTGCTACTCTGACGGCTACCTGCGGCTTTGGATGCGTTATCGCGATTGTTGCGCCATGGTACTTTGGGCTTCTACCCAAGGAGCCTGTCACCAAGGCCGAGCGAGACCTAGTAGCTCTTCAACAGCAGGATCAGCAACATGAGTTATAA
- a CDS encoding related to 5-oxoprolinase produces the protein MGDIRVSIDRGGTFCDVIATTGADGDKPFIFKLLSEDPSNYPDAPTEAVRRVLEKYTGRTIPVGEKLDASRIASCRIGTTVTTNALLTGNGERFAFATTKGFKDVCVIGDQSRPELFNLEIRKPAALHSTVVEIDERITIEDYDLNPHKKSTVNTEGGPDLVRTPSGEVIRILKRPDERVIRQQLEALRKQGYISLAVCFMHAYLFPDHERMVARIAKDVGFIFVTISSETSPLINFLRRSNSTCSEAYLYPIIRRYVDNFEAGFRIPPQRVDFMCSDGGLKLSDKFRGNEALLSGPAGGVVGTAKCFDVNEGTPLIGFDMGGTSTDVSRYDGNYDFLQQTTIARRTINLSMLNIATVAAGGGSILFARNGLLAVGPESAGAHPGPACYRKGGPLTVTDANLFLGRLVFSSFPAIFGQSGDQKLDMEIVTRRFEHITQDFNRQTSQNLTPEEVASGFLNIANETMSRPIRNATEARGFAPESHDLVSFGGAGGQHACAIADKLGITRVIIHKLSSLLSAHGIAHAELQYEVFEPFAAELDAKAMEGVKTLLLTLKSKVTEELVSQKAAPESLVFDEALVLKYFGTDTNLSISKPADGDYAAAFTAMHLREFAFSMDRPIIIESVKVRGSGSTSAPSHETSASEELASSKRMVFSDYTTRQKVYLDGSWQDTRVFRLCDAPEGSLINGPAIIIDETQTIFVESLFKAHVLVNYVVLEKTLSEEQSPNISISQTLSAPQETMSPIQLSVFAHRFMAIAEQMGNTLQRTSISSSIKERLDFSCAIFSPEGKLVANAPHIPIHLGSMQFAVQAQHRHWNGKLRPGDVLLTNHSSWGGTHLPDLTVVTPVFVGERIAFYVASRGHHTDIGGMGITSMMPESRSLWEEGIIVSSMKIVSSGEFLESEVRAAFEKVSTYPGCSTTRRIQDNISDLKAQTSANQRGITLLKNLCNEYSLEVVHKYMTGFQDNAELAVRAFFRKLAHEHPAPLSATDYLDDGTAMKVRISIDKNTGSAIYDFAGSGPQTWGNYNCPISITHSAIIYSIRCLVNLDIPLNEGCLAPCDIRVPTGSILNPTPTVAICGSTLASQRVIDLVLRAFGRFGASQGCANALGWGMGGKNLVTGEIEPGWNYGESIGGGVGAGEGYKGESGVHVHSTNTRQTDSEVIEKRTAVLVRRYGIREGSGGNGRWRGGDGIVREIEARANLKFSILSDRRVYRPYGMAGGHGGRQGKNLAFKFNEDHELEAINLGGKAIVHLQPGEYIQVNTPGGGGYGTPGDEEVDQEFDNFHKAFT, from the exons ATGGGCGATATCCGGGTTTCAATCGATAGGGGCGGCACGTTCTGTGACGTTATCGCTACTACAGGCGCAGATGGAGACAAACCATTCATTTTCAAGTTGTTATCAGAAGACCCCTCCAATTACCCCGATGCACCAACTGAGGCAGTCCGAAGAGTCTTGGAGAAGTACACGGGAAGGACGATCCCCGTTGGTGAGAAGCTCGATGCTTCAAGAATAG CATCATGCCGTATCGGGACCACGGTTACAACAAATGCCCTCCTGACGGGAAATGGTGAAAGGTTTGCTTTTGCAACTACCAAAGGCTTCAAAGACGTCTGTGTCATTGGAGACCAGTCTCGTCCTGAACTATTCAACCTGGAGATCCGCAAACCAGCCGCCCTGCACTCTACTGTTgtggagattgatgagagaATCACCATAGAAGACTACGATCTGAACCCTCACAAGAAATCAACAGTCAACACAGAGGGCGGTCCGGACTTGGTCAGAACTCCAAGCGGTGAAGTCATTCGAATCCTCAAGAGACCCGATGAAAGAGTCATTCGGCAGCAGCTCGAAGCCCTGCGCAAACAAGGCTACATATCACTCGCAGTATGCTTCATGCATGCCTACCTCTTTCCAGATCATGAGAGGATGGTAGCTCGGATCGCAAAGGATGTCGGTTTCATATTCGTCACTATCTCCTCCGAGACCAGCCCACTGATCAACTTtctcagaagaagcaactCCACTTGTTCAGAAGCCTACTTGTACCCCATCATCCGACGATATGTCGACAATTTCGAAGCAGGTTTCAGGATTCCTCCTCAGAGGGTAGACTTCATGTGCTCTGACGGTGGTCTCAAGCTATCTGATAAGTTTCGAGGAAATGAGGCACTCTTGAGCGGACCAGCTGGTGGTGTTGTGGGTACAGCAAAGTGTTTCGACGTCAATGAGGGAACACCTCTTATCGGATTCGACATGGGTGGTACAAGCACTGATGTCTCGAGATATGATGGAAATTACGATTTTCTTCAACAGACGACGATTGCCAGGCGAACTATCAACCTCTCCATGCTCAATATTGCAACCGTTGCTGCGGGAGGTGGATCCATCTTGTTTGCCCGGAACGGACTGTTAGCAGTCGGACCGGAGTCTGCTGGAGCGCACCCTGGTCCTGCATGCTATAGAAAGGGAGGCCCTCTGACGGTTACAGATGCCAATCTGTTCCTCGGACGGCTTGTTTTTTCCTCATTCCCTGCCATCTTTGGACAGTCTGGAGACCAAAAACTGGACATGGAGATCGTGACTCGTCGGTTTGAGCATATTACGCAGGACTTCAACAGGCAGACGTCTCAGAATCTCACACCCGAGGAGGTAGCGTCAGGCTTCTTGAACATAGCGAACGAGACGATGAGTCGACCTATTCGAAACGCAACAGAGGCTAGAGGCTTCGCTCCGGAGAGCCACGATCTCGTGAGCTTTGGCGGTGCAGGTGGCCAGCATGCCTGCGCTATTGCTGATAAGCTCGGCATAACACGTGTGATTATACACAAACTGTCATCATTGCTCTCAGCACATGGTATCGCGCATGCAGAGCTTCAGTATGAGGTATTCGAGCCGTTCGCAGCAGAGCTTGATGCAAAAGCCATGGAAGGCGTGAAAACTCTCTTATTAACACTGAAGAGCAAGGTAACTGAAGAATTGGTGTCTCAAAAAGCTGCACCGGAAAGCTTGGTCTTCGATGAGGCACTTGTGTTGAAGTACTTTGGCACTGACACGAATCTCTCCATCTCTAAACCAGCTGATGGCGACTATGCCGCAGCGTTCACGGCTATGCATCTGCGCGAATTTGCCTTTTCTATGGACAGACCTATAATTATCGAATCTGTTAAAGTTAGGGGTTCAGGAAGCACCAGTGCTCCGAGCCATGAGACGTCAGCATCCGAAGAGTTAGCTTCAAGTAAACGGATGGTGTTCTCCGACTATACTACGAGGCAGAAGGTATACCTTGATGGCTCGTGGCAGGATACAAGAGTTTTCAGACTGTGTGATGCTCCCGAGGGAAGTCTTATCAACGGCCCGGCAATCATCATCGATGAAACACAGACGATCTTTGTTGAATCCCTCTTCAAGGCACATGTTCTGGTCAACTATGTTGTGTTGGAAAAGACACTTTCTGAAGAGCAATCGCCCAACATTTCTATTTCACAGACCTTATCTGCACCCCAAGAAACCATGAGCCCCATTCAACTATCCGTGTTTGCGCACCGTTTCATGGCCATCGCCGAGCAAATGGGCAACACCCTCCAGCGAACATCCATCTCAAGCAGCATAAAAGAACGTCTCGACTTTTCCTGCGCCATCTTTTCCCCCGAAGGCAAACTCGTCGCCAACGCTCCTCACATCCCTATCCACCTCGGAAGTATGCAATTTGCCGTCCAAGCTCAGCACCGCCACTGGAACGGAAAGCTCAGGCCCGGAGACGTTCTCCTTACGAACCATTCCTCTTGGGGTGGGACACATCTACCTGACTTGACAGTGGTTACACCTGTTTTCGTTGGAGAGCGAATTGCTTTCTACGTTGCATCTCGGGGTCATCATACCGACATCGGTGGTATGGGCATCACCAGTATGATGCCTGAGTCGCGGTCTCTTTGGGAGGAAGGTATAATCGTATCCTCCATGAAGATCGTCAGCAGCGGCGAGTTTCTCGAAAGCGAAGTGCGGGCCGCTTTTGAGAAAGTTAGTACTTATCCTGGCTGCAGCACAACACGCCGTATACAAGACAACATCTCAGACCTCAAAGCACAAACCTCAGCAAATCAACGTGGTATAACCCTCCTTAAAAACCTATGTAATGAGTATTCGCTAGAGGTGGTGCACAAGTACATGACGGGCTTTCAAGATAATGCAGAGCTGGCAGTGCGGGCGTTCTTTAGGAAGCTGGCTCATGAGCATCCGGCTCCTCTTTCAGCGACAGATTACCTGGATGACGGGACTGCCATGAAAGTCAGGATCAGTATCGACAAGAACACAGGCAGTGCGATATATGACTTCGCTGGCTCGGGTCCACAGACGTGGGGAAATTATAACTGTCCCATCTCTATCACTCACTCGGCGATTATCTACAGCATCAGATGCTTGGTGAATCTCGACATTCCCTTGAACGAGGGCTGCCTAGCACCATGCGATATTCGCGTGCCTACTGGCTCTATCCTTAATCCCACTCCGACAGTGGCCATCTGTGGCTCAACACTAGCAAGCCAACGGGTGATTGATCTAGTCCTCCGTGCTTTCGGCCGCTTTGGCGCCAGTCAAGGTTGCGCAAATGCTCTTGGTTGGGGGATGGGAGGCAAGAATCTAGTGACGGGTGAAATTGAACCCGGCTGGAATTATGGAGAGTCGATTGGCGGAGGAGTTGGTGCTGGTGAAGGCTATAAGGGCGAGAGCGGCGTGCAT GTTCACTCTACAAACACTCGTCAAACCGATAGTGAAGTGATAGAAAAGCGCACTGCCGTGCTTGTACGAAGATATGGCATCCGGGAGGGTAGCGGTGGAAACGGTCGTTGGCGTGGAGGCGATGGCATCGTTCGGGAAATTGAGGCCCGTGCAAATCTCAAGTTCAGCATTTTGAGTGATCGGCGAGTGTATAGACCTTACGGAATGGCTGGGGGTCACGGCGGCCGACAGGGCAAGAACCTTGCTTTCAAGTTCAACGAGGATCATGAGTTGGAAGCAATTAATCTGGGTGGCAAGGCAATTGTGCATCTTCAGCCTGGAGAGTATATCCAGGTCAATACgcctggaggaggaggctatgGAACGCCAGGCGATGAGGAGGTTGACCAAGAGTTTGATAACTTTCATAAGGCCTTTACCTAA
- a CDS encoding related to formate transport protein, with protein sequence MSNPLVVSISNLAAYTPQETIELVSRSGVKRGNMRPDKVFLSAVSAGCLLGFGCGVSLCAMTAPWYTENAPGLVKLFGAGVFPLGLVLVVLTGADLFTATTMFTLTAVLQGRLPIRKMLLHWFLCFFGNLAGSLFVMSIIMGCKSRQPLNAKVAIDIFLDGGVFDASPYKEVVMSFASKKQISPQVHQIFLKAIGCNWLVCLAVFLGIQAKDLASKVIGMWWPIFAFVVLGLEHVVANMFYMSLAIWLKTPDLTVGLYIWKGMIPATIGNIIGGGMFVGVYYWYMYLFNEDPVKVDGVEYQGPHVDSHMHMHFLANRNKSTVTDEESRIESAPVSVPASVLAK encoded by the exons ATGAGCAACCCACTAGTGGTTAGCATCTCCAACCTGGCGGCCTACACGCCCCAAGAAACAATCGAGCTTGTTTCCCGCTCTGGCGTCAAGAGAGGCAACATGCGTCCCGACAAGGTCTTTCTCTCCGCCGTCTCCGCGGGatgtcttcttggctttggctgtgGCGTCTCGCTCTGTGCCATGACAGCACCCTGGTACACTGAGAACGCGCCCGGTCTGGTCAAGCTCTTTGGCGCTGGTGTTTTCCCTCTGGGTCTAGTGCTTGTTGTGCTTACGGGCGCGGACTTGTTTACTGCCACTACCATG TTTACTTTGACTGCTGTTCTGCAAGGTCGGCTTCCGATCCGAAAGATGCTGCTGCATTGGTTCCTTTGCTTTTTCGGCAATCTTGCAGGATCGCTATTTGTCATGTCCATCATTATGGGATGTAAGTCACGGCAGCCACTCAATGCTAAGGTCGCAATTGACATTTTCTTAGATGGCGGCGTCTTTGATGCGTCACCGTACAAAGAAGTTGTCATGTCTTTCGCCAGCAAGAAACAAATATCGCCTCAAGTTCACCAGATCTTCCTGAAAGCGATCGGGTGCAACTGGCTCGTATGCCTCGCCGTCTTCCTCGGCATCCAAGCCAAGGATCTCGCCTCAAAGGTCATCGGCATGTGGTGGCCCATCTTCGCCTTTGTCGTCCTCGGTCTCGAGCACGTTGTCGCCAACATGTTTTACATGTCTCTTGCAATTTGGCTCAAAACACCTGATCTTACCGTCGGTCTGTACATTTGGAAGGGCATGATCCCAGCTACGATTGGCAACATTATTGGCGGTGGCATGTTTGTCGGCGTGTATTACTGGTACATGTACCTGTTTAACGAGGATCCTGTCaaggttgatggtgttgagtacCAGGGCCCCCACGTGGACTCTCACATGCACATGCATTTCCTTGCCAACAGGAATAAGAGCACCGTCACCGATGAGGAAAGTAGGATCGAGTCAGCGCCTGTTTCAGTGCCGGCCAGTGTTCTGGCGAAATAG